The Nocardioides sp. S-1144 genome includes a region encoding these proteins:
- a CDS encoding dipeptide epimerase: MTGSSTIREVRTRRLSVPLHTPFVTALRRTTTIETVLVEVVDSDGVSGWGEAPQVWQVTGDSLAGSQACLDGPIADAVVGRDADPRATASLVQRCVVGNRSAKMAADVALHDLAARRAGVPLAAHLASYAGVAGPAATQVRTDVTLSAGSADELARAAIARVADGFGTLKLKVGTDAATDLDRVRAVREVVGPHVALRLDANQGWDAFEAVRVITALEDAGADVEVVEQPVPARDVLGLAHVTAHVETPVMADESLFVLEDLVEIIRLDAADLVNVKLAKCGGLTPALELLRVAGLHGFGTFVGSMMESHVGLGAAASLVAAVGTTSLPDLDAAWWATASPYAGGPHYVGDRLVLSAAPGLGIDGLQPGGEPTEGERA, translated from the coding sequence GTGACCGGCTCGAGCACCATCCGCGAGGTGCGCACCCGGCGGCTCAGCGTGCCGCTGCACACGCCCTTCGTGACCGCCCTGCGCCGCACCACCACGATCGAGACCGTGCTGGTCGAGGTCGTCGACAGCGACGGCGTCAGCGGCTGGGGCGAGGCACCCCAGGTCTGGCAGGTCACCGGTGACTCGCTCGCCGGGTCGCAGGCCTGCCTCGACGGCCCGATCGCGGACGCCGTCGTCGGCCGCGACGCCGACCCCCGCGCGACCGCGTCGCTCGTGCAGAGGTGCGTGGTCGGGAACAGGTCGGCGAAGATGGCCGCCGACGTCGCCCTGCACGACCTCGCCGCCCGTCGCGCCGGCGTCCCGCTCGCCGCGCACCTCGCGTCCTACGCCGGCGTCGCGGGCCCGGCGGCCACGCAGGTGCGCACCGACGTCACGCTCTCGGCCGGCAGCGCCGACGAGCTCGCGAGGGCCGCGATCGCCCGCGTCGCCGACGGCTTCGGCACCCTCAAGCTCAAGGTCGGCACCGACGCCGCCACCGACCTCGACCGGGTCCGCGCGGTCCGCGAGGTCGTCGGCCCGCACGTCGCGCTCCGCCTCGACGCCAACCAGGGCTGGGACGCCTTCGAGGCGGTCCGGGTCATCACCGCGCTCGAGGACGCCGGCGCCGACGTCGAGGTCGTCGAGCAGCCGGTGCCCGCGCGCGACGTCCTCGGGCTGGCCCACGTCACCGCCCACGTCGAGACGCCGGTGATGGCCGACGAGTCGCTGTTCGTGCTGGAGGACCTGGTCGAGATCATCCGGCTCGACGCCGCCGACCTGGTCAACGTCAAGCTCGCCAAGTGCGGCGGCCTGACCCCGGCGCTCGAGCTGCTGCGCGTCGCCGGCCTGCACGGGTTCGGCACCTTCGTCGGCTCGATGATGGAGTCGCACGTCGGGCTCGGTGCCGCGGCCTCGCTCGTCGCCGCCGTCGGCACCACCAGCCTGCCCGACCTGGACGCCGCGTGGTGGGCCACCGCGTCGCCGTACGCCGGCGGCCCGCACTACGTGGGCGACCGACTGGTCCTGTCCGCCGCTCCCGGGCTGGGCATCGACGGCCTGCAGCCCGGGGGAGAACCGACCGAGGGAGAACGAGCATGA
- a CDS encoding C40 family peptidase, translating into MRAIRATGVLAGPAADAEQVTQLLAGERVEVHDREGDWLRVTVPGQWSSKDAMGYPGWALAADLAHDEDSVVEIARTYLGTPYVWGGLTHDGIDCSGLVHASFRAVGTAVPRDAFDQAATCEPVELGSERPGDLWFFARGGPGTRITHVGFVTAPGVLLHAPDSGPRRYVVEEELPDERRPTLVAAGRF; encoded by the coding sequence ATGAGAGCCATCCGCGCCACCGGGGTCCTGGCCGGGCCGGCCGCCGACGCCGAGCAGGTCACCCAGCTGCTGGCCGGCGAGCGGGTCGAGGTCCACGACCGGGAGGGCGACTGGCTCAGGGTCACCGTCCCGGGCCAGTGGTCCTCGAAGGACGCGATGGGCTACCCCGGCTGGGCGCTCGCCGCCGACCTCGCGCACGACGAGGACAGCGTCGTCGAGATCGCCCGCACCTACCTCGGCACGCCCTACGTCTGGGGCGGGCTCACCCACGACGGGATCGACTGCTCGGGACTGGTGCACGCCTCCTTCCGCGCCGTCGGCACCGCCGTGCCGCGCGACGCCTTCGACCAGGCCGCCACCTGCGAGCCGGTCGAGCTGGGCAGCGAGCGACCCGGCGACCTCTGGTTCTTCGCCCGGGGCGGCCCCGGCACCCGGATCACCCACGTCGGGTTCGTCACCGCGCCCGGCGTCCTCCTGCACGCGCCCGACTCCGGGCCGCGCCGCTACGTGGTCGAGGAGGAGCTCCCCGACGAGCGCCGGCCCACGCTGGTCGCCGCGGGCCGCTTCTGA
- a CDS encoding acyl-CoA dehydrogenase family protein, whose product MPTHEVTNQPPPLVGHDTAHDPALLAALEREGAGWASDEVHALGRLAGTEEAQEWGRLAERVPPVLRTHDRFGHRVDEVDLVPAYHSLMGTAVGHGLHAAAWADPRPGAHVARAAKFLVWNVDAGHGCPISMTYAVVPALRAAPDLAATYEPLLTSTTYDPGLRAPAGKVGLVAGMSMTEKQGGSDVRANTTRAVPQPDGSYRLTGHKWFTSAPMSDLFLSLAQAPGGLSCFLVPRVLADGTRNAMHLVRLKDKLGNRSNASAEIEYDGATAWLVGEEGRGVRTIVEMVNLTRLDCTLGTASGMRNATVLAVHHARHRSAFGRRLVDQPLMRNVLADLVVESEAATTVAMRLAGATDRAVRGDLDEASFRRMGLAVSKYWVCKRGPAHAGEAMECLGGNGYVEESGLPRIYRELPLLSIWEGSGNVAALDALRAMGREPESVERFLAEVDLAAGADRRLDDAVATVRKELSDHDDLELRARRVVERLALVLQGSLLVRHAPAAVADAFCASRLDRDWGGALGTLPTGLDLDAIIERGVVEPVD is encoded by the coding sequence ATGCCCACCCACGAGGTCACGAACCAGCCTCCGCCGCTGGTCGGCCACGACACCGCCCACGACCCCGCCCTGCTCGCCGCGCTCGAGCGCGAGGGCGCCGGCTGGGCGAGCGACGAGGTGCACGCCCTCGGCCGGCTCGCCGGCACCGAGGAGGCACAGGAGTGGGGCCGGCTCGCCGAGCGGGTGCCACCGGTGCTGCGCACCCACGACCGCTTCGGCCACCGCGTCGACGAGGTCGACCTCGTCCCGGCCTACCACTCGCTGATGGGGACCGCCGTCGGCCACGGCCTGCACGCCGCCGCGTGGGCCGACCCGCGGCCCGGTGCCCACGTCGCGCGCGCGGCCAAGTTCCTCGTCTGGAACGTCGACGCCGGCCACGGCTGCCCGATCTCGATGACCTACGCCGTGGTGCCGGCGCTGCGGGCCGCCCCCGACCTGGCCGCGACGTACGAGCCGCTGCTCACCTCGACCACCTACGACCCCGGGCTGCGGGCGCCGGCGGGCAAGGTCGGGCTGGTCGCCGGCATGTCGATGACCGAGAAGCAGGGCGGCTCCGACGTCCGCGCCAACACCACGCGCGCGGTGCCCCAGCCCGACGGGTCCTACCGCCTCACCGGGCACAAGTGGTTCACCTCGGCGCCGATGAGCGACCTGTTCCTCTCCCTCGCCCAGGCCCCCGGCGGCCTGTCGTGCTTCCTGGTGCCGCGGGTGCTGGCCGACGGCACCCGCAACGCGATGCACCTGGTCCGGCTCAAGGACAAGCTCGGCAACAGGTCGAACGCCTCGGCCGAGATCGAGTACGACGGCGCGACCGCCTGGCTGGTCGGCGAGGAGGGCCGCGGGGTGCGCACCATCGTGGAGATGGTCAACCTGACCCGTCTCGACTGCACCCTCGGCACGGCCTCGGGCATGCGCAACGCCACCGTCCTCGCCGTCCACCACGCGCGGCACCGCTCGGCGTTCGGGCGACGCCTGGTCGACCAGCCACTGATGCGCAACGTGCTCGCCGACCTCGTCGTCGAGTCGGAGGCCGCCACCACGGTCGCGATGCGGCTGGCCGGTGCCACCGACCGCGCCGTGCGCGGCGACCTCGACGAGGCGTCGTTCCGACGGATGGGCCTCGCGGTCTCGAAGTACTGGGTCTGCAAGCGCGGCCCGGCCCACGCCGGTGAGGCCATGGAGTGCCTCGGCGGCAACGGCTACGTCGAGGAGTCGGGCCTGCCCCGCATCTACCGCGAGCTCCCGCTGCTGTCGATCTGGGAGGGCTCCGGCAACGTCGCCGCCCTCGACGCCCTGCGCGCGATGGGCCGTGAGCCCGAGTCGGTCGAGCGGTTCCTCGCCGAGGTCGACCTCGCCGCCGGCGCCGACCGCCGCCTCGACGACGCCGTCGCGACGGTCAGGAAGGAGCTCTCCGACCACGACGACCTGGAGCTGCGCGCGCGCCGCGTGGTCGAGCGGCTCGCCCTCGTGCTGCAGGGCTCGCTGCTGGTGCGGCACGCCCCCGCCGCCGTCGCCGACGCCTTCTGCGCCTCCCGCCTGGACCGCGACTGGGGCGGTGCGCTGGGCACCCTGCCGACGGGCCTCGACCTCGACGCGATCATCGAGCGGGGCGTCGTCGAGCCGGTCGACTGA
- a CDS encoding sulfatase-like hydrolase/transferase, translated as MQVATVLVVVLLVCGAVVANVARERAADDPAGVDLGLSLGAGATSNAPSAEPTTGQDPGSVRNAIVFLVDDMHDFSCAEAGAYLPRSSPWLVDRGTCYEHATTSTPVCCPARAQLQTGQYSHNNKVVRQKAAHLLTVDDTVQRDLGRAGLSTYGIGKNLNGVKPREYYGRTPLRTGFEDFDFWNSYQGRPGRFRLYDDTGRRYLPDNQLNSTETNGAYLSGFLDGQLVSGDPFFVYDAFFAPHKQGARFAPRHMPPVPREFASAPVPPFRYAPERFARDKLPLFHRPDQDRAYYRQLFTARARSLLGVDEQMAIALQRLEDTGVLDETAVFFVSDNGYTDQGEVNWEGKSIPYPAAMNVPMLAYYPGRAPATDLRDVALVDVAPTLYDLLDVTPGHLLDGHSLLGDHERKVVYGEFYAEANGLVRQESGPRTSNLRSWRMVRRGRESYVEWYDPRGRTVFREFYTARAMTRNKLFHTRDADAPSPAKIREFRRLLQRHGSCRGTVEAGSPRACG; from the coding sequence ATGCAGGTGGCCACCGTGCTGGTCGTCGTCCTGCTGGTGTGCGGCGCGGTCGTCGCCAACGTCGCGCGGGAACGGGCGGCGGACGACCCCGCCGGCGTCGACCTCGGGTTGTCCCTCGGCGCGGGGGCCACGTCGAACGCCCCGTCGGCCGAGCCCACCACCGGCCAGGACCCCGGGTCGGTGCGCAACGCCATCGTGTTCCTCGTCGACGACATGCACGACTTCTCCTGCGCCGAGGCCGGCGCCTACCTGCCCCGCAGCAGTCCGTGGCTGGTGGACCGGGGTACCTGCTACGAGCACGCGACGACGTCGACACCGGTCTGCTGCCCGGCCCGCGCCCAGCTGCAGACCGGCCAGTACTCCCACAACAACAAGGTGGTCCGCCAGAAGGCCGCGCACCTGCTGACGGTCGACGACACCGTGCAGCGCGACCTCGGCCGGGCGGGCCTGAGCACCTACGGGATCGGCAAGAACCTCAACGGCGTCAAGCCGCGCGAGTACTACGGCCGCACCCCGCTGCGCACCGGCTTCGAGGACTTCGACTTCTGGAACTCCTACCAGGGCCGGCCGGGCAGGTTCCGCCTCTACGACGACACCGGACGCCGCTACCTCCCCGACAACCAGCTCAACTCGACCGAGACCAACGGCGCCTACCTCTCGGGCTTCCTCGACGGCCAGCTCGTGAGCGGCGACCCGTTCTTCGTCTACGACGCCTTCTTCGCCCCGCACAAGCAGGGCGCCCGCTTCGCCCCCCGCCACATGCCGCCGGTCCCCCGGGAGTTCGCCTCCGCACCGGTACCGCCGTTCCGCTACGCGCCCGAGCGCTTCGCCCGCGACAAGCTGCCGCTCTTCCACCGCCCCGACCAGGACCGCGCCTACTACCGACAGCTCTTCACCGCGCGGGCCCGCTCGCTGCTGGGCGTCGACGAGCAGATGGCGATCGCGCTCCAGCGGCTCGAGGACACCGGCGTGCTCGACGAGACCGCGGTGTTCTTCGTCAGCGACAACGGCTACACCGACCAGGGCGAGGTCAACTGGGAGGGCAAGTCCATCCCCTACCCGGCGGCGATGAACGTCCCGATGCTCGCCTACTACCCCGGTCGCGCGCCGGCGACCGACCTGCGCGACGTCGCGCTCGTCGACGTCGCGCCCACGCTCTACGACCTCCTCGACGTCACGCCGGGCCACCTGCTCGACGGTCACTCCCTGCTCGGGGACCACGAGCGCAAGGTCGTCTACGGGGAGTTCTACGCCGAGGCCAACGGCCTGGTGCGCCAGGAGTCCGGCCCCCGGACCTCGAACCTGCGCTCGTGGCGGATGGTGCGCCGCGGCCGGGAGTCCTACGTCGAGTGGTACGACCCCCGCGGTCGCACGGTCTTCCGCGAGTTCTACACCGCCCGGGCGATGACCAGGAACAAGCTGTTCCACACCCGCGACGCCGACGCGCCCTCGCCTGCGAAGATCCGGGAGTTCCGCCGGCTGCTCCAGCGCCACGGGAGCTGCCGGGGCACCGTCGAGGCCGGCTCGCCCCGAGCCTGCGGCTGA